DNA from Stutzerimonas decontaminans:
CGTGCGCCGATTAGCTGTCGTTATCCCTTGGTGGAGCTGGCTTGCGGGTTGTTGTCCGGCTATGTCGCCTGGCATTTCGGCTTCTCCTGGCAGGCAGGGGCAATGCTGTTGCTGACCTGGGGCTTGTTGGCGATGAGCATGATCGATGTCGATCACCAGCTGTTGCCTGACGTGCTGGTGCTGCCGCTACTGTGGCTCGGCCTCATCCTCAATAACTTCGGTTTGTTCGTGGCGCTGGAAAGTGCGTTCTGGGGTGTGGTGGCGGGGTACCTGAGTCTCTGGTCGGTTTACTGGCTGTTCAAGTTGATCACCGGCAAGGAGGGCATGGGCTACGGTGACTTCAAGCTGCTGGCAATGCTTGGGGCGTGGGGCGGATGGCAGGTGCTGCCGCTTACCATACTGCTGTCCTCAGTGGTCGGTGCCGTGCTCGGTAGCATTCTCTTGCGGCTGCAGCGCGCAGAAAGCAGTACGCCCATCCCTTTCGGCCCATACCTAGCTATCGCAGGCTGGATTGCATTGCTGTGGGGCGACTGGATTACAGAAAGCTATCTGCAGTTCGTGCGCTTTTAATCCCGGTATGGCCCTCTGAGTCATGGCTGCGGCCGGCTGGTGATTGGTTCTGCAAGGTTTCCGTCGCCCATCGTCTCCCCAGGGTTGCGCTCCGCCCGCTGAGTGGTTACTACTGCGCGTCCTAATTTGTTGGCTAGGGTGTGGCGGACCGATGAGGCCCTGGATTCTTGGGTTGACTGGCGGTATTGGCAGCGGCAAGACCGCAGTGGCGGATCATTTTGCCAGCCTGGGCGTGCATGTGGTTGATGCGGACCAGGCCGCGCGTTGGGTTGTCGAGCCAGGACGGCCGGCGCTGGCGCAGATTGTCGCGCACTTCGGTGAGGGCATCCTGTTGCCGGGTGGCGGGCTGAATCGACCGGCGCTGCGTGAACGGATATTTGATAATCCCGCCGAGCGGCAGTGGCTCGAACAGCTTCTGCATCCGCTAATTCGTGCCGAGGTCGCGCAACATCTTGCGCTCGCCGAATCGCCTTACGCGATCATGGTTTCTCCATTGCTTATCGAGTCCGGGCAGTATCGTCAGGTGGATCGTGTGCTGGTGGTGGATGTGCCGGAGTCGCTTCAGGTCGCGCGTACCGCTGCCCGTGATCAAACCAGCGAGGAGCAGGTCCGCTCGATTCTCAAGGTTCAGGCTGCTCGCGAAGAGCGACTGAAACATGCCGATGATGTTCTGGTGAACGATCGTGACCTGGCATGGCTCAAGGGTGAGGTTGAGCGCCTGCACCGTTTTTATCTGACATTGCGAGGAGGGCGGGAATGACCGCGACGATAGTTGAATGCCCGACATGCGGGGCGCCGGTCGAGTGGGGAGCGCAAAGCCCGAACCGACCTTTCTGTTCCGAGCGCTGCAAGCTTATCGACCTTGGGGCGTGGGCAGCGGAAGAGCACTCCATTCCAGGCAATGAGCTGGAGGACGACGTATTTTCCGGTGATGTCCCTCCGCGCGAGCACTAAGCGGCCCGCCGGGCAGCGAGCTACTGTGCTGCCCGGCGTTACTTTTCCTCCTTCCATGGTGCCTGCAAGTAGCGGCTTTGATTGAAGCTTTCCATCCAGTCCGGATAGAAGACGACAAGCGCCGTGATCGCCGTGCCGTTGATGAAGGCCTCGGGGAACATCACCAGCCAGATGTAACCGGCGAAATCGTCCAGCCAGGGTGGCATCGGGAAGCGGCCATCGAACAGCAGTACGCCCAGCGACGCCAGGATGCATGCCAAGGCTGCAAGTGCCGCCGGGAAGAATCCTGCGAAGAAGATGAACACGAATAGATTGCGCGGCTGGGCGCGCTCCACCAGTCGGGCGCAAATGACCGTAACCATGACTGGGATTAGCACCAGCAGAACGCCGTTAACGCCGAGAGCGGCAAGGTGTTGATGGCCGGTCAGCGTCAAGCCGAGCTGTGCGACTAGGGCGGCGATGATAGCTAGCGGCCAATCAAGCAGCAGCGTAACTGCGGTCAGTCCGATAAAGTGAAAAGAGAGGCCGGAGTCGAAATCCCGCCGAACCAGCCACAACAAGAAAACGGCCAGCATTGCTCCGAACAGTAGGTGCTGCCGGCGCGTATCACTGAACAGTTCGACCCATGGTGCTCGCCATGCAGCCCAGAGCAGGGCGGCTGCGTAGATAACCCAGCCCATAAGGAGCGTAGCGGGGGCGAGCAAATGTGCAGCAATCATCCTGACGGGTCCTTTGCGCTGATGTTTGTGTGTTGTTCTTTGCTGATGCTCTGATCGGCGCGCCGGTCAGGGCGCGGGGTTTGGATGTTCCGTGTGTATCGCCTCGATTGCCGACAGAACTTCGCTGGATAGCTTGAGCTCAGTGCTGTTGATGTTGGACTCCAGCTGCTCCCGCGTCGTGGCGCCGATGATGTTGCTGGTCACGAAAGGTTGCGCTGTTACATAGGCGAGCGCCATTTGCGCCGGGTCCAGGCCGTGATCGCGAGCGACTTTGATGTAGCGAGAGCACGCTGCTTTTGCCTGGGGATTGTTATAGCGCGCGAAGCGTTGAAAAAGCGTAAGGCGCGCATTGGCAGGGCGAGCATCATTCTCGTATTTGCCGCTGAGCATGCCGAATGCCAGTGGCGAGTATGCGAGCAGGCCGCATTGTTCGCGGATGCCAATTTCCGCCAAGCCTACCTCGAAGCTGCGGTTAAGCAGGTTGTAGGGGTTCTGTATCGACACGGCACGTGGCCAGCCGCGAGCTTCGGCCAGCTGCAGATATTTCATCAGGCCCCAGGGCGTTTCATTGGAAAGGCCGATGTGGCGGATCCTACCAGCTCTGACTTCGTCATCCAGTGCCGCCAGCGTTTCTTCCAGGGGGGTGAAGTCGTCCTCCTGGTATCGATAGCCCAGTTGACCAAAAAAGTTGGTGCTGCGCTCCGGCCAGTGAAGTTGGTATAGGTCGATCCAGTCGGTCTGCAGTCGGC
Protein-coding regions in this window:
- the yacG gene encoding DNA gyrase inhibitor YacG, with product MTATIVECPTCGAPVEWGAQSPNRPFCSERCKLIDLGAWAAEEHSIPGNELEDDVFSGDVPPREH
- the coaE gene encoding dephospho-CoA kinase (Dephospho-CoA kinase (CoaE) performs the final step in coenzyme A biosynthesis.), translated to MRPWILGLTGGIGSGKTAVADHFASLGVHVVDADQAARWVVEPGRPALAQIVAHFGEGILLPGGGLNRPALRERIFDNPAERQWLEQLLHPLIRAEVAQHLALAESPYAIMVSPLLIESGQYRQVDRVLVVDVPESLQVARTAARDQTSEEQVRSILKVQAAREERLKHADDVLVNDRDLAWLKGEVERLHRFYLTLRGGRE
- a CDS encoding energy-coupling factor ABC transporter permease, translating into MIAAHLLAPATLLMGWVIYAAALLWAAWRAPWVELFSDTRRQHLLFGAMLAVFLLWLVRRDFDSGLSFHFIGLTAVTLLLDWPLAIIAALVAQLGLTLTGHQHLAALGVNGVLLVLIPVMVTVICARLVERAQPRNLFVFIFFAGFFPAALAALACILASLGVLLFDGRFPMPPWLDDFAGYIWLVMFPEAFINGTAITALVVFYPDWMESFNQSRYLQAPWKEEK
- a CDS encoding prepilin peptidase, coding for MILELMASHVLAFVLSAALLGLLVGSFLNVVIYRLPIMMQRDWRIQAREYLECPPEPAGERFNLLLPNSRCPHCNHEIRSWENIPLISWLALRGKCSSCRAPISCRYPLVELACGLLSGYVAWHFGFSWQAGAMLLLTWGLLAMSMIDVDHQLLPDVLVLPLLWLGLILNNFGLFVALESAFWGVVAGYLSLWSVYWLFKLITGKEGMGYGDFKLLAMLGAWGGWQVLPLTILLSSVVGAVLGSILLRLQRAESSTPIPFGPYLAIAGWIALLWGDWITESYLQFVRF
- a CDS encoding NADP(H)-dependent aldo-keto reductase codes for the protein MDFRPLGRTDLKVSSLCLGTMTWGEQNNQVEAFAQIDQAKAAGINFIDTAEMYPVPPRPETYATTEQYIGNYFKMRGGRTNWIVATKIAGPGNGITHIRDGQPKFNRTQIRAALDDSLRRLQTDWIDLYQLHWPERSTNFFGQLGYRYQEDDFTPLEETLAALDDEVRAGRIRHIGLSNETPWGLMKYLQLAEARGWPRAVSIQNPYNLLNRSFEVGLAEIGIREQCGLLAYSPLAFGMLSGKYENDARPANARLTLFQRFARYNNPQAKAACSRYIKVARDHGLDPAQMALAYVTAQPFVTSNIIGATTREQLESNINSTELKLSSEVLSAIEAIHTEHPNPAP